The Aethina tumida isolate Nest 87 chromosome 6, icAetTumi1.1, whole genome shotgun sequence genome has a segment encoding these proteins:
- the LOC109604164 gene encoding zinc finger protein 239 isoform X1 — MEEQFKISDRRIRIETVCDPQVDTPPNTFVIRPSKHMNRKICRVCVKECTSSYNLLSDVSDGKTVMDVVAEVFSFNIIVGAGRSSCVCESCFNLVKDVSSFYQKITKCNDASEVKPSKLKLRITFQDNTQESKTETPTKPEGEEQLKEEEKDKGHTCPICHKRFNWRASLLVHQRVHTGDRPFKCNICNKQFRCYRFSSGLHLHRRIHSEEKRYSCGVCKKGFNQLVGLQVHGRIHTGEKPYMCAVCGQTFSDFSGLKGHSVTHSPKPVKECPVCGKRMAVRSIGTHIKTVHIGKREFQCTRCPRKFVSKSVLVGHMRIHDGTKPYKCNICEKCFNQHGTLYNHMRTHTGQRRTRKKSEDTKEEEEDSANAESDTEKS; from the exons ATGGAGGAACAATTCAAGATCTCTGACCGTCGCATTAGGATCGAAACTGTTTGCGATCCCCAGGTAGACACCCCACCAAATACGTTTGTAATAAGACCGTCGAAACATATGAACCGAAAAATTTGTCGCGTATGCGTTAAAGAATGCACCTCATCTTACAACCTCCTCAGCGATGTGTCGGACGGAAAGACCGTCATGGATGTGGTGGCCGAAGTCTTCTCGTTCAAT ATCATAGTCGGAGCCGGTCGCTCGTCCTGCGTTTGTGAGTCCTGTTTCAATTTGGTGAAAGATGTTTCCTCATTTTACCAGAAAATCACTAAATGTAACGATGCATCAGAGGTGAAACCGTCCaaactaaaattaagaataacatTCCAAGATAATACACAGGAGTCGAAGACTGAAACTCCTACAAAACCTGAAGGGGAGGAACAACTCAAAGAGGAGGAAAAAGACAAAGGTCACACGTGCCCCATATGCCACAAGAGATTTAATTGGCGGGCCTCCCTGTTGGTGCACCAGCGTGTCCACACTGGTGACAGGCCATTCAAGTGCAACATTTGCAACAAGCAGTTCAG ATGTTACAGATTCAGCAGCGGCCTGCACCTCCACAGGCGCATCCACAGCGAGGAGAAGCGCTACAGCTGCGGCGTCTGCAAAAAGGGCTTCAACCAGCTGGTCGGGTTGCAGGTGCACGGCCGGATCCACACCGGCGAGAAGCCCTACATGTGCGCCGTGTGCGGCCAGACGTTCAGCGACTTCTCGGGCTTGAAGGGCCACTCGGTGACGCACAGCCCCAAGCCCGTCAAAGAGTGCCCGGTTTGCGGCAAGAGGATGGCCGTTCGGAGCATCGGCACCCACATTAAAACCGTCCACATCGGCAAACG GGAGTTCCAGTGCACCCGGTGCCCCAGGAAGTTCGTCAGCAAAAGCGTCCTGGTGGGGCACATGAGGATCCACGACGGCACCAAGCCCTACAAGTGCAACATCTGCGAGAAATGCTTCAATCAACACGGCACTTTGTACAATCACATGAGAACGCACACCGGACAGAGGAGGACCAGAAAGAAATCGGAAGATACTAAGGAGGAGGAAGAGGATTCGGCGAATGCCGAATCGGATACTGAAAAATCGTAA
- the LOC109604164 gene encoding zinc finger protein 239 isoform X2, producing the protein MEEQFKISDRRIRIETVCDPQVDTPPNTFVIRPSKHMNRKICRVCVKECTSSYNLLSDVSDGKTVMDVVAEVFSFNIIVGAGRSSCVCESCFNLVKDVSSFYQKITKCNDASEVKPSKLKLRITFQDNTQESKTETPTKPEGEEQLKEEEKDKGHTCPICHKRFNWRASLLVHQRVHTGDRPFKCNICNKQFRFSSGLHLHRRIHSEEKRYSCGVCKKGFNQLVGLQVHGRIHTGEKPYMCAVCGQTFSDFSGLKGHSVTHSPKPVKECPVCGKRMAVRSIGTHIKTVHIGKREFQCTRCPRKFVSKSVLVGHMRIHDGTKPYKCNICEKCFNQHGTLYNHMRTHTGQRRTRKKSEDTKEEEEDSANAESDTEKS; encoded by the exons ATGGAGGAACAATTCAAGATCTCTGACCGTCGCATTAGGATCGAAACTGTTTGCGATCCCCAGGTAGACACCCCACCAAATACGTTTGTAATAAGACCGTCGAAACATATGAACCGAAAAATTTGTCGCGTATGCGTTAAAGAATGCACCTCATCTTACAACCTCCTCAGCGATGTGTCGGACGGAAAGACCGTCATGGATGTGGTGGCCGAAGTCTTCTCGTTCAAT ATCATAGTCGGAGCCGGTCGCTCGTCCTGCGTTTGTGAGTCCTGTTTCAATTTGGTGAAAGATGTTTCCTCATTTTACCAGAAAATCACTAAATGTAACGATGCATCAGAGGTGAAACCGTCCaaactaaaattaagaataacatTCCAAGATAATACACAGGAGTCGAAGACTGAAACTCCTACAAAACCTGAAGGGGAGGAACAACTCAAAGAGGAGGAAAAAGACAAAGGTCACACGTGCCCCATATGCCACAAGAGATTTAATTGGCGGGCCTCCCTGTTGGTGCACCAGCGTGTCCACACTGGTGACAGGCCATTCAAGTGCAACATTTGCAACAAGCAGTTCAG ATTCAGCAGCGGCCTGCACCTCCACAGGCGCATCCACAGCGAGGAGAAGCGCTACAGCTGCGGCGTCTGCAAAAAGGGCTTCAACCAGCTGGTCGGGTTGCAGGTGCACGGCCGGATCCACACCGGCGAGAAGCCCTACATGTGCGCCGTGTGCGGCCAGACGTTCAGCGACTTCTCGGGCTTGAAGGGCCACTCGGTGACGCACAGCCCCAAGCCCGTCAAAGAGTGCCCGGTTTGCGGCAAGAGGATGGCCGTTCGGAGCATCGGCACCCACATTAAAACCGTCCACATCGGCAAACG GGAGTTCCAGTGCACCCGGTGCCCCAGGAAGTTCGTCAGCAAAAGCGTCCTGGTGGGGCACATGAGGATCCACGACGGCACCAAGCCCTACAAGTGCAACATCTGCGAGAAATGCTTCAATCAACACGGCACTTTGTACAATCACATGAGAACGCACACCGGACAGAGGAGGACCAGAAAGAAATCGGAAGATACTAAGGAGGAGGAAGAGGATTCGGCGAATGCCGAATCGGATACTGAAAAATCGTAA
- the LOC109604173 gene encoding uncharacterized protein LOC109604173 isoform X2: MSTPPKIPRNDSTRSVLLVTPNENETSSDEDKPKPQENEPEHERVVPLTKDESVQLDSETRCCPWLNNLCCETVVSGI, from the exons ATGTCCACACCACCGAAAATCCCAAGAAATGACTCAACTCGGTCCGTGTTGTTGGTCACACCGAACGAAAACGAAACTAGTTCAGATGAAGATAAGCCGAAACCCCAAGAAAATGAGCCTGAGCATGAGCGT GTGGTACCTTTGACCAAAGACGAAAGTGTGCAGTTGGACAGTGAAACCAGGTGTTGCCCATGGTTGAACAACCTGTGCTGCGAAACCGTTGTGTcaggaatataa
- the LOC109604173 gene encoding uncharacterized protein LOC109604173 isoform X1, whose protein sequence is MSTPPKIPRNDSTRSVLLVTPNENETSSDEDKPKPQENEPEHERVSERVIKNTILTESHALVHKPSEYTKKISIMMNSDVKYRHKGVQVVPLTKDESVQLDSETRCCPWLNNLCCETVVSGI, encoded by the exons ATGTCCACACCACCGAAAATCCCAAGAAATGACTCAACTCGGTCCGTGTTGTTGGTCACACCGAACGAAAACGAAACTAGTTCAGATGAAGATAAGCCGAAACCCCAAGAAAATGAGCCTGAGCATGAGCGTGTAAGTGAGCGTGTGATTAAAAACACCATTTTAACAGAGTCCCACGCACTCGTGCATAAACCCAGCgaatacacaaaaaaaataagtataatgaTGAATTCGGACGTTAAGTATCGGCACAAAGGAGTGCAG GTGGTACCTTTGACCAAAGACGAAAGTGTGCAGTTGGACAGTGAAACCAGGTGTTGCCCATGGTTGAACAACCTGTGCTGCGAAACCGTTGTGTcaggaatataa
- the LOC109604161 gene encoding phenoloxidase 1-like, with the protein MTDKKQNILLLFDRPQEPVFMVKGDKKAQFDVPQEYLRDKYKSLGDSTIQSRFGADAGEKIQVNRISIPPLGEVEELPQDSNFSLFLPRHRQLAGQLIDVFLGVRNVDDLLAVAIYARERVNPYLFNYALSVALLHRPDTQDLDLPAFIQSFPDKYVDSKVFQKARQEATVVPEGQRAPIEIPIDYTASDLETEHRLAYFREDLGINLHHWHWHLVYPFEAAREIVDKNRRGELFYYMHQQVVARYNFERLCNKMKRVDRFIDWNQPIKEAYFPKLDSLVASRSWPARVANQRLSNLKRESDQVVVDIDDLVRWRDRIFDAIHSGVAQGEKGPVQLTENEGIDVLGNMVESSILSPNRGFYGDLHNMGHVFLSYIHDPDHRHLESFGVIGDSATAMRDPIFYRWHAYIDYIFQEHKSTLPRYTEAQLGNQGVTVTDISIQSEGTPKNTFSTFWQQSDVDLSRGMDFQPRGAVFVRFTHLQHRNFTYNIVVENKSSGNKQGTCRIFISPKFDERGNPWQYREQRHMFVELDKFKVNLKQGKNMITRSSTQSSVTIPFERTFRDLDTSRPQGGQALAQFNFCGCGWPQHMLIPKGAPEGVACQLFVMISDYKDDKIEQNTEGVCNDADSYCGIKDKLYPDRRSMGYPFDREPREGVDTLQQFLTPNMRVQDCTIRFENRTFKPRNN; encoded by the exons ATGACGGACAAGAAGCAGAATATTTTGCTCCTGTTCGACAGGCCGCAAGAACCTGTTTTCATGGTGAAAGGTGACAAGAAGGCTCAGTTTGATGTTCCACAAGAATATCTG AGGGACAAATATAAAAGTCTTGGTGACTCCACCATCCAAAGCAGATTCGGTGCGGACGCTGGGGAGAAAATACAAGTGAACCGAATATCGATTCCACCATTGGGGGAAGTGGAGGAGCTACCTCAAGACTCCAACTTCTCCTTGTTCCTGCCAAGACACCGACAACTGGCCGGCCAACTAATCGACGTATTCTTAG GTGTGAGGAACGTGGACGACCTGTTGGCGGTGGCCATTTACGCCAGAGAACGAGTTAACCCGTACCTCTTCAACTACGCGTTGTCCGTGGCTCTGTTACACAGGCCTGACACCCAAGACCTGGACCTGCCCGCCTTCATCCAATCGTTCCCGGACAAATACGTAGACAGCAAGGTGTTCCAGAAGGCACGCCAGGAGGCCACGGTGGTACCGGAAGGGCAACGCGCCCCCATTGAAATACCCATCGACTACACCGCCTCAGACTTGGAAACGGAACATCGGCTGGCCTACTTCCGCGAAGACCTGGGCATTAATTTGCACCACTGGCATTGGCACCTGGTGTACCCTTTCGAAGCTGCCCGCGAGATCGTCGACAAGAATCGCAGGGGGGAGTTGTTTTATTACATGCACCAGCAGGTCGTGGCCCGCTACAACTTCGAGAGGTTGTGCAACAAGATGAAACGTGTGGACCGCTTCATCGACTGGAACCAGCCGATCAAAGAGGCCTACTTCCCCAAACTGGACAGTTTGGTGGCTTCGAGGTCGTGGCCCGCACGTGTCGCCAATCAGAGGCTGTCCAATTTGAAGAGGGAGTCGGACCAGGTGGTTGTGGATATAGACGATCTGGTGCGTTGGAGGGATCGTATCTTCGACGCCATTCACTCAGGAGTTGCCCAAGGG GAAAAAGGGCCGGTCCAACTGACGGAAAACGAAGGCATTGATGTGCTGGGGAACATGGTGGAGTCCAGCATTTTGTCTCCGAATCGTGGGTTCTACGGCGACTTGCACAACATGGGTCACGTCTTCTTGTCCTACATTCACGACCCGGATCACAGACATTTGGAGTCGTTCGGAGTAATTGGGGACTCTGCCACCGCCATGAGGGATCCCATCTTTTACAGGTGGCACGCCTACATCGACTACATCTTCCAAGAGCACAAAAGCACTTTACCTCGTTATACTGAGGCTCAG TTGGGTAATCAAGGAGTAACGGTAACAGACATCTCGATCCAAAGTGAAGGTACTCCAAAGAATACCTTCTCCACCTTCTGGCAACAATCGGACGTCGACTTGTCCAGAGGCATGGATTTCCAACCCAGAGGGGCGGTGTTCGTACGTTTCACTCACCTCCAACACAGGAACTTCACCTACAACATCGTGGTGGAGAACAAATCGAGCGGCAACAAACAAGGAACTTGCAGGATTTTCATCAGCCCCAAGTTCGATGAAAGGGGCAACCCTTGGCAATATCGGGAGCAACGCCACATGTTCGTGGAGTTGGACAAGTTCAAAGTCAATC TCAAGCAGGGCAAGAACATGATAACGAGAAGCTCCACCCAATCATCGGTGACGATCCCCTTCGAGAGGACCTTCAGAGATTTGGACACGAGCAGGCCTCAAGGAGGCCAGGCCTTGGCCCAGTTCAACTTCTGCGGTTGCGGCTGGCCGCAGCACATGCTCATACCGAAAGGTGCACCTGAGGGAGTGGCTTGCCAGTTGTTCGTCATGATTTCCGACTACAAGGACGACAAAATAGAACAGAACACCGAGGGAGTTTGTAACGACGCCGACAGTTACTGCGGCATCAAGGATAAGCTGTACCCGGACCGTAGATCCATGGGTTACCCGTTCGACAGGGAACCGAGAGAAGGGGTGGACACACTGCAGCAGTTCCTGACGCCCAACATGCGCGTGCAAGACTGCACCATCCGTTTCGAGAACAGGACCTTCAAGCCCagaaataattga
- the LOC109602735 gene encoding GRIP and coiled-coil domain-containing protein 2-like produces MTEPPQNSQEGKVYLEELTRKFVEEKRKVSTTVHNLIENGGLDNVCKQVEMWKRNYQQVERQRQTLEREKKTILQKLRKAETGDHADNPTQSSLQASNNELKEKLEALEKRFTQMDSKNVKLRARNTLLEKEKEELTAKFEGLTIETNNLSIEISKLRGLNAALKNQNLKLKGSISVPEKEKEDLKKQLDTVKGEINNLQTVIGKLKCLNSSLKTQNQELKMKLAAGDSQQTQDERLEEENRIQVQLLEKDIDELKSVIQQLENKNNSLEKDLKDNSIKDVELENEKLRVEIEERDKTLAKMKEELEKFNKIIAENQNLKANLNKTQGTLERVQKDLEKALSRAINCSKLQMENDQLKKQAQDAALTQKLQQQNVELKNQMESLMNDNQTLKRHVHQLCHYQNHLQSAKEHDACNKQTITMLTTENKRLKHEMDVLMSDMVEERKRRLSQADDASIKLTAKINDLETQCDQLRKDLNIALNDTKSKTSELLRVQISEANIKQRLIDMDDALKKARKELNEVRQKERVSVTTLEELKQRDSLFRQRIDTLEEENRNLQKTLEETTQTLDTQSKQLLELNNSYKRMKVEKENLFKQVEAMPKDDVVYLKGVLFKVTSEKENLEKAYQSINEEYLKWKELQNQEDMNLRNTISQLEMENGKLQIQLENLNNGQAVQTQRVLEEEVYRLRKESTTLRHKLKVTQDDYNRLKLEAPKAIEIHNQYRRRLSILEQEKAQLLDELNKSVKEMASIGSTEETMRLRSRIKQLEDVMVSQKQKYDSAFVQSKELMSLAGMLRDKMMELEEENAHLKKNLYLMQSHSRSVLQNISSVDKTTIEQKEKITQLEKEVKLLKAQLEDVLKKYRHAETVLMENKAMRMKLKDMELNVELLRRELNNSLEDLQEQEQQLALLTVENDRLKQGQI; encoded by the exons ATGACCGAACCACCACAAAACTCACAAGAAGGCAAAGTATATCTTGAAGAGCTGACACGCAAGTTCGTCGAGGAGAAGCGCAAAGTTAGCACCACAGTTCACAACCTGATCGAGAATGGCGGGCTGGACAATGTTTGCAAACAG GTGGAGATGTGGAAGCGCAACTACCAACAGGTGGAGCGCCAACGCCAGACGTTGGAACGCGAAAAGAAAACCATATTGCAGAAGCTGCGGAAGGCGGAGACCGGCGACCACGCGGACAACCCGACTCAAAGCAGCTTACAG GCCAGCAACAACGAACTGAAGGAGAAGCTGGAGGCGTTGGAGAAGCGTTTCACGCAAATGGACTCGAAAAACGTGAAGCTGAGGGCCAGAAACACGTTGCTGGAGAAGGAAAAGGAGGAACTGACCGCCAAGTTCGAAGGCCTGACCATTGAAACCAACAATCTCAGCATCG AAATCAGCAAGCTGCGAGGCCTCAACGCCGCCCTTaagaatcaaaacttgaagctGAAGGGCTCCATATCCGTTccagaaaaggaaaaggaggatTTGAAGAAACAACTGGACACGGTCAAGGGCGAAATAAACAATCTACAGACTGTCATCGGCAAGTTGAAGTGCCTCAACAGCTCGCTGAAGACCCAAAACCAGGAGCTGAAGATGAAGCTGGCGGCTGGCGACTCGCAGCAAACGCAGGACGAACGACTCGAAGAGGAGAACAGGATTCAGGTGCAACTATTGGAGAAGGACATCGACGAACTGAAATCAGTTATACAGCAGTTAgagaacaaaaataattcattggaGAAGGACCTAAAGGACAACTCCATCAAAGACGTGGAACTGGAGAACGAGAAGTTGCGCGTGGAAATCGAGGAACGGGACAAAACCTTGGCGAAGATGAAGGAGGAACTCGAGAAGTTTAATAAGATCATTGCGgagaatcaaaatttaaaa gcaaatctaaataaaacacaaggaACTTTAGAAAGGGTGCAGAAGGACTTGGAGAAGGCGTTGTCGCGAGCCATCAACTGCAGCAAGTTGCAAATGGAGAACGACCAGCTGAAGAAGCAGGCACAGGACGCAGCCTTAACCCAAAAGTTACAGCAACAGAACGTGGAACTGAAAAACCAAATGGAGTCTCTAATGAATGATAATCAAACCTTAAAACGCCACGTCCACCAGTTGTGCCACTATCAGAACCATCTCCAGTCAGCAAAAGAACACGACGCCTGCAACAAGCAAACAA TAACAATGTTGACCACCGAAAACAAGAGATTAAAACACGAAATGGACGTGCTGATGTCAGATATGGTGGAGGAACGGAAACGCCGCCTGTCCCAAGCGGACGACGCCTCCATAAAACTGACGGCGAAGATCAACGACCTAGAAACCCAGTGCGACCAGTTGCGCAAAGACCTCAACATAGCCTTAAACGACACCAAGTCCAAAACCAGCGAGCTGCTGCGCGTGCAGATCAGCGAGGCGAACATCAAGCAACGCCTGATCGACATGGACGACGCACTGAAGAAGGCACGCAAAGAGCTGAACGAGGTGCGTCAAAAGGAACGGGTGAGCGTGACAACGTTGGAGGAGCTGAAGCAACGAGATAGCTTATTCAGGCAGAGGATAGACACGCTCGAGGAGGAGAACCGTAATTTACAGAAGACGTTGGAGGAGACGACCCAGACGTTGGACACGCAAAGCAAGCAACTGTTGGAGTTGAACAACAGCTACAAACGCATGAAGGTCGAGAAGGAGAACCTTTTCAAGCAGGTGGAGGCGATGCCCAAAG ATGACGTGGTGTACCTGAAGGGTGTCTTGTTCAAAGTGACGAGTGAAAAGGAAAACTTGGAGAAGGCCTACCAGTCCATAAACGAGGAGTACCTCAAGTGGAAGGAGCTGCAGAACCAAGAAGACATGAATCTGCGCAACACGATCAGCCAACTGGAAATGGAAAACGGGAAGCTGCAAATACAACTGGAAAACCTGAACAACGGCCAGGCCGTGCAAACGCAACGGGTTCTGGAAGAGGAGGTGTACAGGTTGAGGAAGGAATCCACGACTTTGAGACACAAACTGAAGGTAACACAAGACGACTACAACAGGTTGAAGTTGGAGGCGCCGAAGGCGATAGAAATCCACAATCAGTACAGAAGGAGGTTGTCGATTTTGGAGCAGGAGAAGGCGCAACTGTTGGACGAGTTGAACAAGAGCGTCAAGGAGATGGCAAGCATCGGAAGCACCGAGGAAACCATGAGGCTGAGGTCGAGGATCAAGCAGCTGGAGGACGTGATGGTGTCGCAGAAACAAAAGTACGACAGCGCGTTCGTGCAGAGCAAAGAGCTGATGAGTCTCGCCGGCATGCTCAGGGATAAG ATGATGGAGCTGGAGGAAGAGAACGCCCACTTGAAAAAGAACTTGTACCTCATGCAGTCACACTCCAGAAGTGTCTTGCAAAACATCTCCTCCGTCGATAAAACCACCATCGAACAGAAGGAGAAAATCACCCAGTTGGAAAAGGAAGTGAAGCTGCTTAAGGCACAACTTGAGGATGTGTTGAAGAAGTATAGACACGCCGAAACCGTTCTGATGGAGAACAAAGCCATGCGCATGAAATTAAAGGACATGGAGTTGAACGTTGAGTTGCTGAGGAGGGAGCTGAACAACTCCTTGGAGGATTTGCAGGAGCAGGAGCAACAACTTGCGTTATTGACCGTAGAAAACGATAGGCTGAAACAAGGGCagatttaa
- the LOC109602744 gene encoding protein HGH1 homolog codes for MTEIKELVKFLNIGARLDLKALALENILGLTGTEDGLKLILEIPELCTCLIALLSDRSVPIAKDSSLCLVNISANEKGASNLVKLDVKKYCPPLQQPPENLIKTTLYHVFDPESYLADQCCMILSNLTRNSCLIEQIIDTIEESGRSFDDLINIFTKTSYNKQGANLHYLGPVLSNLSQSSRVRRKILDKEKCVIQRLLPFTEFKDSLVRKGGIIGTLKNCCFEEDYHEWLLSDEVDILPSLLLPLAGNEEFDDEDNDKLPCDLQYLPEDKQREEDPDIRCSLLEAITQLCTKRSNRQQIRDKNTYVILRELHKWEKDRKVLLACENLVDILIRTEDEIDKDNIKDVEVPEDMTEKFIQQDNEFITATE; via the exons atgacGGAAATCAAGGAgttggttaaatttttaaacataggGGCCCGATTGGACTTAAAGGCGTTGGCCCTCGAAAATATCCTGG GTTTAACTGGCACAGAGGACGGTTTGAagttaatattagaaataccCGAGTTGTGTACATGTTTGATAGCATTACTGTCAGACAGGAGCGTTCCAATAGCCAAAGATTCAAGCTTGTGTTTGGTGAACATTTCAGCCAACGAAAAGGGTGCAAGTAACCTGGTCAAATTGGACGTGAAGAAGTATTGTCCTCCGTTACAACAGCCACCGGAAAACCTCATTAAAACCACCCTTTATCACGTGTTTGACCCCGAAAGTTACTTAGCTGACCAGTGTTGTATGATTTTGTCGAATCTTACTCGAAATTCGTGTTTAATCGAACAAATCATTGACACAATCGAGGAGTCGGGTAGAAGTTTTGACGATTTGATTAACATCTTTACTAAAACCAGCTACAATAAGCAAGGTGCCAACTTACATTACTTAGGACCAGTGCTTTCAAACCTGTCACAAAGTTCCAGAGTCAGGAGAAAGATTTTAGATAAAGAAAAGTGTGTGATACAAAGGCTGTTAccatttactgaatttaagGACTCACTTGTTAGGAAAGGTGGAATAATTGGCACACTTAAAAACTGTTGTTTTGAAGAGGATTATCATGAATGGTTGTTGAGTGATGAGGTTGATATATTGCCCAGTTTGCTGTTGCCTCTGGCTGGCAATGAAGAGTTTGATGATGAGGACAATGACAAACTTCCATGTGACTTGCAGTATTTGCCTGAGGATAAACAAAGGGAAGAAGACCCTGACATCAG GTGCTCCTTGTTAGAGGCCATAACTCAACTCTGCACAAAAAGGAGCAACAGACAACAAATCAGGGACAAAAATACTTATGTAATACTTAGGGAATTGCATAAGTGGGAGAAGGATAGGAAGGTCCTTTTGGCGTGTGAAAATCTCGTCGATATACTCATAAG gACTGAAGATGAAATTGATAAGGATAATATCAAAGATGTAGAAGTTCCTGAAGACATGACTGAAAAATTCATTCAGCAGgacaatgaatttattactGCAACTGaataa